ATTATAAGTTTTTGAACACGAATTAAATTCCACCCCGACATCCATCCCCCCGTCGATCTCAAGGAATGACGGAGCAACATAATCATCAAACGTTATCTCCGAATACGCGTTGTCATAACACACAATGAGGTCATACTTTTTTGCAAACTTAACAACTTCCTCCAAAAACTTTTTGTCTTCAATCACAGCTGAAGTCGGGTTATTAGGATAATTCAGTGCCAAAACCTTTGCGCGTTTAAGGATATCATTAGGTATCTTCGTGAGGTCCGGCAAAAACTTATTCTCCGGCAATAACGGCAGGTCGTGTATAAGCCCTCCCGCGAGTATTGTACTGTTAAAATACACAGGATAACATGGGTTGGTCAGTAAAACATAATCCCCTGGATTAAGATGCGCCATCAATAAATGCGCAACGCCTTCCTTCGACCCGATAAGCGCAAGTGCTTCGTGGTTATAATCAAGCTTAACACCAAAACGCCGTTGATAAAAATCAGTAATAGCTTTCCTGAACTTCGGCATACCCTTCGCCTGGGGGTACCTATGCGTATTAGGATGCTCCCTAACAGTTTCGCATAAACGGTCAACAACCGCTTTTGGTGTTGGTAAGTCAGGATTCCCCATCGCAAGATCAATGACATCCAACTTTTTTTTGTACGCCTGTTGTTTCAACAAATTTATCGCGTTAAACAGATACGGCGGTAAACGTTTAAGATTTTCTGAATAATGTTTCATTACAAACTTCCTTCTTTTGTAACACCATACTCCGGCACTTTTTTTGATAGGCCCCAAAGATATGCGGTTATTAATACACAACAAAGACCGTAGATTAACTCAAACCTCGCGTAGTTAGCCCATTGCTGTAAACTAACAAACTGCCATTTATAAAACGAAAACATATTACTTTCAGGCTCACCCCAGAACATATCATACACCCCATCGGTGATTACCATCAAGCCAAATACCAAGATAATCCATCCTGCAATACTAACCAGCCCGCGAAGTTTATATTTCTTCATTTCTTTTACATCCTTAACAAAACGAATCTATAACGACTTTATCATCGCCTTTAACGCGGAATTCGGTTTAAACACCACCTTTTTCCTGGGAGGAACAATCACTTGTTCACCGGTCTTAGGATTCCGCGCTTTACGCTCCTTAGTAGTTTTAAGCTTCAACACCCCGAGCCCTGCGATAATAACTTTCCCATCGGTTCTCAACGCGTCATTAACGGCATCAACCAGCGCTTCAATCGCGCGTTGTGCTGCTGCTTTACGTATCTTCGCCTGCTGTGCGACACGTTCCACCAACCCTGCCTTTTTCATCCGTTTACTCCTCCTTAACATGGATGTACATACCAGATGCATTAACACGTTTTTGAGTATACAAAAAAAGTGTTTAATGATTCAACAACAACGTGATAAGCTTTGTACTTACGAATTCACGGTCCACGCAAATAACGCCGCGCCTTCCGCACCGGCAGTATCCGCATCGGAAACTATAAATGTTTTAATACCGCACTGCGTTAGTTTACGGAAAGAAAGTTCTTTCCTCATATATTCACCTAACAACCCCTGAACAACACCGCCGGAGAATATATAATCCTTAATCCCGGTAAGTTTATACAAATACTCAATGGCAATAACAAAATTCTTAGCAGTTGCGTACATAACCTTTTTTGCAGGAACACACCCTTTTTGCGCTGCAACGTCAATCTCACGACAGTCCTTATTTGTAATAACCCCGGTATTCCTTACACGTACCGCAATTTTGGATAACACATCATCCGAGGACTTACTTTTACTTCCAGAATTTGCCTGAACAAATTCAAACCATTCATCAGTAAAAGACAGTACAATCCCGCGGCTAGAACACACTGACTCAATACACCCGTCTTTAATCCCGCATGTACAAGCATCCTTCACTCCTTCAAACCCGGTAATTCTAAGATGCATCTCACCTGCTGCGCCTGTGATGCCATGAAAGATTTTGTAGTTACTAACAATCCCGCCACCAACACCGGTCCCTACGGTAAATGTTATACTACCCGGCTTTTTCAATCTCACTGCATTACGTAACCCCGCGAGGTTAGCATCATTATCGATCCATACGTTTACTAGAGGATATCCATAATCCTGTGCAAGTATTTTCGAGAGACTCCTCTCGAGCTCCAACCCGTTCCATGCGGTAAGGTTCGACAACTTTTCTATCCGCCCGTTCTCCGCGAAGCCCGGGATCCCAATACCTATACCCCTCAATCTTTGTTTGTCCAATCCCAGCATTGCGGTATCCACAAGTTTCGCGAGGTTCAGAACAATATCACCGCGTTTTTTGGGAGTAACAATTTTTGTGAACGACGAACTCACAGGTATACTGTTTCTTAGCACCAAACATTTAATAAAAGTACCCCCGACGTCAATCCCAACAGAATAAACTTTACCCCCCCGGGAGGTATGCTTAACACCAACTTTTTTTCTGCGGTTAAGACTAACTCCCCCTGACTTAGTTTTACTCACGGGGATCAGTTTTATTAACGGCCGGGAAAGTAAACGCGAAACATACGGCGAAGTTCGTATTCTGTGGTTAAGACTATCCACGGTTTTGGGGTTACCCTCAACCACCACGGGCATATTTTGCCCAAAAAGATTTGCGTAACTGTTAAGTTCAGAAATAATACCGTCAATATTCCCCAACTTATTTTCAAGATAAAAAGTTTTTGTTATCTTGCGGTTAACACCGCTGATTAATACTTTAATTTTGTTTACCATACTTAATTCCCTGATGTAATATTACCAAAAATATTGTTGTTAATAAATACTTCTTTAAACATATCCGCGACAACACTACCCGCAGCCTTAAGGCTAACCTTACACCCCAAAATCTCAGATACTGACGTCATACAATTACTTTTGAACCCACAGGGATTGACATACCTGAACTCCTTGAGATTACCCGTAATGTTTAACGCAAACCCGTGATAGGTAATCCAACGCCGTGCGGCAATACCTATGGAAGCAACTTTTTTGGTATTGACCCACACACCGGTACGGTTCTCTACGCGTACCGCATTACGAACCCCGAGTTTGCTTAGCGACATAATAAGCATATCTTCCAGTTTACGCAGGTATCCCGTTAAATCCTTCCCGTAATTACGGAGATCTATTATGGGATACCCCACAAGCTGTCCCGGGAAGTGGATGGTTACATCACCCCCGCGTTCAATCTCAATAATTTCGCAGTTCGCAGGGATTACCACATTTTCTTTTTTCCCCCATCGCCCAAGAGTTATCACCCTTGGATGTTCGGTAAGTATGAGATAGTCAGTTTTATCGCCCTCAACTTTTCCGGTGACCAACCGTTTTTGTAGAAGATAGGTTTTGTGGTAGTTTGTTAATCCTAGATTCAATACTTTAAAGCTCACATATTTATCACTTTTATGTTGAATAACCCTACTACTCAAATATATTCAGCATCTGCAGTATATCGTCCAGTAAATAGTCAGGATTTGCGGACTTAACAATTTCAGCGGGATTCATCCCAAAGGTTAACCCCACGGTAAACATCCCCGCAGCTTTACCTGCCTGTATATCCGACGGGCTGTCACCTACCATAACACTTTTTTCAGGAGCAATACCATACTTTTTTGCTACCAGAAGTAACGGATATGGGTCGGGCTTACATTTTTCTACGTCTTCCATACCTACCACAATGTCGAACTGGTCAAGCGCACCGAGTTTCGCGAGTAGTGGTTCAGAATACTTCCTTAACTTGTTTGTGACAACAGCTTTACGTTTATTATTGTAATGCTTCAGCATATCCATCATCCCGGGGAATAGATACGTTTTATCCGCGTAATGAACAGAATAGTATTCATTAAACTTCTTTATAGCCACATTAAGATCATATTTTGTAAACGTTCCGAATGATTTTTTTAACATAACATCCTGGCCCGGCCCAATACTAGCTGCAACTTCATCCTGCGTGCGTGACGGACATCCGAAGTATTTAAGAGCATAATTAACTCCGTCGGTAACATCCGGTTTCGTATCCGCTAATGTACCGTCAAGGTCAAAAATGAGTAACTCAATATTTTTCATTATTACTCCCAACAAATAATTGAAATACCGGAATAATTATAACAAATTATAGTGAATGTTTATGTCTTAAAACTTAAACGCCAACGAAACCTGGTGTTTCCCTCCACCAATTAAACTGACTGGGTTGTAGTTGAAACTGTAGTCAATACTGCTTTCTACCATCTTCATTATTACGAGCCGCCACCCGATACCTAAGGCGATATTATAATACTCGTTATTCCCTGCCCCTAATCCTGCGCGTAATCCAGCTGTGCGGTTTAGCAACAAATATTCCGCGCCAACGAGTACCCGGTAATCGTTATTCGAATTTGTTTTTACCACTCCGTCTACGTCCAACGTCAACTCCTGGATTTTGCATCCTACCCCAACCCTGTATTCCGCAGGAACGATATCGTGTTTCTTCAGCGCTATATCCGGCTGGTTAACATTCTTCCCGGTAAGCGCGAACGACAGGTTTAACAGTTCGGGTAACGTGTACAACACGCCAAAGTCTATACCCACCCCGCCCGCAGCCGTTTTTTCCGTAAACGTTGGGTCAAACCGTGTATACGCATTAGTCACATAGCTTTTACTGAGGTATTTCAAGCTCATCCCCAAATACATGTTTCGCATATACGGCACTTCCCGGCCATAAGAAAGGCTGAACACGCGTTCGCCGTACAAACTCGAACTAAACTCTATATCGCTCACCCCTATTGTCCCTATCACAGGTATCGGATGGACATACACAACACCGCCGGCGCCGAGGTTATCGTTTAACCCGGGGTTCAACGACGTGTAGATAGCCGACACCTCCGCACGGGTAATTTTGCCCATACCGGCAACATTGTACACCACGCTGTTAGCATCATCTGCGACAGCGCTAAATGCGCCGTTCATCCCGACCGGACGCGCGCCGACTTCCGTGTACTGAAACGCTGCGAATAGTTGTTGCGGGATTATTAAGGCTAAGATTAATATTAATTTTTTCATTACACCCCTCATTTCCCCAACACTATCGTGCCGTTAGCCACCTGGCTGCCTACCCGCAAAGAATAGAAGTACATCCCGCCTTCAACGAGAGAACCGTTGTTGTTCCTACCGTTCCAATAAGGAACAGTCTCGGAATCGGGTTCTATACTCCGTACTAAACTGTTATCCAGATCATAGATTTTGATATCCACTTTCTCGTTCGCCGGGTTTTCGAAATAAAAGTATATGCGGTCATTGATACCGTCGGGGTTGGGAGAAAACGGGTTCGGGCCGATACCGGTGAACCGGAAACTCGTAGACCGCGCTGTTGCGTTGCCGCGTAACGCGTACCGG
This sequence is a window from Elusimicrobiota bacterium. Protein-coding genes within it:
- a CDS encoding ROK family protein, which codes for MVNKIKVLISGVNRKITKTFYLENKLGNIDGIISELNSYANLFGQNMPVVVEGNPKTVDSLNHRIRTSPYVSRLLSRPLIKLIPVSKTKSGGVSLNRRKKVGVKHTSRGGKVYSVGIDVGGTFIKCLVLRNSIPVSSSFTKIVTPKKRGDIVLNLAKLVDTAMLGLDKQRLRGIGIGIPGFAENGRIEKLSNLTAWNGLELERSLSKILAQDYGYPLVNVWIDNDANLAGLRNAVRLKKPGSITFTVGTGVGGGIVSNYKIFHGITGAAGEMHLRITGFEGVKDACTCGIKDGCIESVCSSRGIVLSFTDEWFEFVQANSGSKSKSSDDVLSKIAVRVRNTGVITNKDCREIDVAAQKGCVPAKKVMYATAKNFVIAIEYLYKLTGIKDYIFSGGVVQGLLGEYMRKELSFRKLTQCGIKTFIVSDADTAGAEGAALFAWTVNS
- the lipB gene encoding lipoyl(octanoyl) transferase LipB; its protein translation is MSFKVLNLGLTNYHKTYLLQKRLVTGKVEGDKTDYLILTEHPRVITLGRWGKKENVVIPANCEIIEIERGGDVTIHFPGQLVGYPIIDLRNYGKDLTGYLRKLEDMLIMSLSKLGVRNAVRVENRTGVWVNTKKVASIGIAARRWITYHGFALNITGNLKEFRYVNPCGFKSNCMTSVSEILGCKVSLKAAGSVVADMFKEVFINNNIFGNITSGN
- a CDS encoding LL-diaminopimelate aminotransferase; translation: MKHYSENLKRLPPYLFNAINLLKQQAYKKKLDVIDLAMGNPDLPTPKAVVDRLCETVREHPNTHRYPQAKGMPKFRKAITDFYQRRFGVKLDYNHEALALIGSKEGVAHLLMAHLNPGDYVLLTNPCYPVYFNSTILAGGLIHDLPLLPENKFLPDLTKIPNDILKRAKVLALNYPNNPTSAVIEDKKFLEEVVKFAKKYDLIVCYDNAYSEITFDDYVAPSFLEIDGGMDVGVEFNSCSKTYNMAGWRVGYMVGNKDIIAPVEKFKSFVDYGVFTAIQLTAAFAMSMPQDCVKQQVQVYRKRRDMLVDGLNKIKWLENEKIEKPKGTMYLWLPLPDGFKHMGSLEFAELLIQETGIAIAPGVGFGTYGEGYLRLALVTRDNRFHDVLLRLKKFFAQQRSKKGK
- a CDS encoding HU family DNA-binding protein produces the protein MHLVCTSMLRRSKRMKKAGLVERVAQQAKIRKAAAQRAIEALVDAVNDALRTDGKVIIAGLGVLKLKTTKERKARNPKTGEQVIVPPRKKVVFKPNSALKAMIKSL
- a CDS encoding HAD-IA family hydrolase, encoding MKNIELLIFDLDGTLADTKPDVTDGVNYALKYFGCPSRTQDEVAASIGPGQDVMLKKSFGTFTKYDLNVAIKKFNEYYSVHYADKTYLFPGMMDMLKHYNNKRKAVVTNKLRKYSEPLLAKLGALDQFDIVVGMEDVEKCKPDPYPLLLVAKKYGIAPEKSVMVGDSPSDIQAGKAAGMFTVGLTFGMNPAEIVKSANPDYLLDDILQMLNIFE